One window of Papaver somniferum cultivar HN1 chromosome 9, ASM357369v1, whole genome shotgun sequence genomic DNA carries:
- the LOC113310780 gene encoding putative E3 ubiquitin-protein ligase XBAT31, translating to MGQKLSCGASLEHVLFKAIQVGDIETVKFLLERDPSLVDQTTVYDRISALHIASTYGQIEVVEMILDQLVNPDIVNRHRQTPLMLAAMHGKISCVEKLLEAGANILMFDSVSGRTCLHYAAYYGHLDCLQAILSAAHSSPVSISWGFARFVNVRDDNGATPLHLAARQRHPDCVHILLNNGGLVCALTSGNRCPGRTPLHLAARGGSLDCVRELLAWGADRIKRDAAGRIPYAIALKYKHGACAALLNPSSAEPLVWPSPLKFISELNPEAKVLLEGALMDANKEREKNILKGTSYSVSSPSASDTDDNVSEISDSELCCICFDQVCTIEVQDCGHQMCAHCTLALCCHNKPNPTSTSQSIPVCPFCRSNIAKLVVVKNNKIESDADIDMDSLKLRKQRKSLNLSEESSSFRGISAIGSFGRIGGRNSGRIAADNNLVVDKP from the exons ATGGGTCAGAAATTGAGTTGCGGAGCAAGTTTAGAGCATGTATTGTTCAAAGCAATTCAAGTTGGTGATATTGAAACTGTTAAATTCTTATTAGAAAGAGATCCAAGTCTAGTGGATCAAACTACTGTTTATGATAGAATTTCTGCACTTCATATTGCTTCTACTTATGGTCAGATCGAGGTTGTGGAAATGATATTGGATCAATTAGTTAATCCAGATATTGTTAATCGTCATAGACAG ACACCACTTATGTTAGCCGCAATGCATGGGAAAATCTCTTGCGTGGAAAAGCTCTTAGAAGCTGGAGCTAAT ATTTTGATGTTTGATTCTGTAAGTGGAAGAACCTGTTTACATTATGCTGCTTATTATGGTCATTTAGATTGCTTACAAGCAATTCTTTCAGCTGCCCATTCTTCCCCTGTTTCGATTTCATG GGGTTTTGCGCGGTTTGTGAATGTTAGAGACGATAATGGAGCGACCCCATTACATTTAGCCGCTCGTCAAAGACATCCAGATTGTGTTCATATTCTGTTAAATAATGGAGGTCTTGTCTGTGCTTTGACTAGTGGGAACAG GTGTCCAGGGAGAACGCCACTTCATTTAGCAGCTCGAGGTGGTTCTTTGGATTGTGTTCGAGAATTGCTTGCTTGGGGAGCAGATCGAATTAAAAGAGATGCAGCTGG GAGAATTCCATATGCTATAGCATTAAAGTATAAGCATGGAGCATGTGCAGCACTGCTGAACCCTTCGTCGGCAGAGCCTTTGGTCTGGCCTTCTCCATTGAAGTTTATCAGTGAGCTGAATCCAGAGGCTAAAGTCCTCTTAGAAGGGGCACTTATGGATGCTAACAAGGAGCGAGAGAAAAACATTTTGAAGGGTACATCGTACTCGGTTTCATCCCCATCAGCTTCTGATACTGACGATAATGTCTCTGAG ATTAGCGACTCCGAGCTGTGCTGTATCTGTTTTGATCAGGTCTGCACTATTGAGGTTCAGGACTGTGGCCACCAAATGTGTGCACATTGTACACTAGCCTTGTGCTGTCACAACAAGCCTAATCCAACTAGTACATCACAGTCCATTCCAGTCTGCCCCTTTTGCAGAAGTaatatagcaaaacttgtggtaGTTAAGAACAACAAGATTGAAAGTGATGCAGATATAGATATGGACTCCTTGAAATTAAGGAAGCAAAGGAAATCACTCAACTTGAGTGAGGAAAGCAGTAGTTTCAGGGGTATATCAGCAATTGGTTCATTTGGTAGGATAGGTGGTCGAAACTCAGGAAGGATTGCAGCTGATAACAATTTGGTGGTTGATAAACCCTGA